In one Lolium rigidum isolate FL_2022 chromosome 3, APGP_CSIRO_Lrig_0.1, whole genome shotgun sequence genomic region, the following are encoded:
- the LOC124696509 gene encoding protein JINGUBANG-like, producing MGNHQKLLHFFRQDPACSPRSISSSSTSVSDDDGHSSSSYATTDGDASPTTSRYASSTPPTPKSPWAHFPGLSAAAEPGATGLIASLVKEDGHVYSLAATGDVLYTGTDSRNVRVWRDNRELMGSFRTASGLVKAIVVAADGRIFTGHKDGKVRVWRADDADSTAAHRQVGSLPKLADYLRSAVNPTGYVQTERKGRKRAVWLRHSDAVSSLSLDEGAGLLYSASWDRTFKVWRVSDSKCLESVRAHDDTVNTVASAGFDSVVFTGSADGTVKVWRRQVSAKGGGATKHVLEKVLREGESAVTAIAVSSEDRVVYVGSSDGMVTYWHWIDGQAIYGGVIRGHKMAVMCLAVAGNVVVSGSADRTLCVWRRDGAEHVSLAVLSGHTGPVKCVAMDEEEAASSGDRRRFVVYSGSLDGSVKVWRLSDADTIEQAALVAERTPAAPPQPSDMWGGRPALARYAGAWTPYQTPEFMRVAAA from the coding sequence ATGGGCAACCACCAGAAGCTCCTCCACTTCTTCCGCCAAGACCCGGCCTGCTCGCCGAGGTCCATCTCGTCCTCTTCCACCTCcgtctccgacgacgacggccacAGCTCTTCCTCCTACGCCACCACGGACGGGGACGCCTCGCCCACGACGTCGCGCTACGCCTCCTCCACCCCGCCCACGCCCAAGTCACCGTGGGCGCACTTCCCGGGCCtcagcgccgccgccgagccgggcGCGACGGGCCTCATCGCGTCGCTGGTCAAGGAGGACGGGCACGTCTACTCGCTCGCGGCCACCGGCGACGTCCTCTACACGGGCACCGACTCCCGGAACGTGCGCGTGTGGCGGGACAACCGCGAGCTCATGGGGTCGTTCCGCACCGCGAGCGGCCTGGtcaaagcgatcgtcgtcgcggcCGACGGCCGCATCTTCACCGGCCACAAGGACGGCAAGGTGCGCGTGTGGCGCGCCGACGACGCGGACAGCACAGCCGCGCACCGCCAGGTGGGCTCGCTCCCTAAGCTCGCGGACTACCTCAGAAGCGCCGTCAACCCCACCGGCTACGTCCAGACGGAGCGAAAGGGACGCAAGCGCGCGGTGTGGCTCCGGCACTCGGACGCCGTGTCATCCCTCAGCCTCGACGAGGGCGCCGGGCTGCTCTACTCCGCCTCCTGGGACAGGACCTTCAAGGTGTGGCGCGTGTCCGACTCCAAGTGCCTCGAGTCCGTGCGCGCGCACGACGACACCGTCAACACCGTCGCCTCCGCCGGGTTCGACAGCGTCGTGTTCACCGGATCGGCCGACGGCACAGTCAAGGTGTGGCGGCGGCAGGTGTCCGCCAAGGGTGGCGGCGCGACGAAGCACGTCCTGGAGAAAGTGCTCAGGGAGGGCGAGAGCGCGGTCACCGCGATCGCCGTGTCATCCGAGGATCGCGTCGTGTACGTCGGATCGTCCGACGGGATGGTCACCTACTGGCACTGGATCGACGGCCAGGCCATATACGGCGGTGTGATCAGGGGCCACAAGATGGCGGTCATGTGCCTCGCGGTGGCCGGCAACGTCGTAGTGAGCGGCTCGGCCGATCGGACGCTCTGCGTCTGGCGGCGCGACGGGGCAGAGCACGTCAGCCTCGCCGTTCTGTCCGGGCACACCGGACCGGTGAAGTGTGTCGccatggacgaggaggaggcggctagtTCTGGCGACCGTCGGCGGTTCGTGGTGTACAGCGGAAGCCTGGACGGGTCGGTCAAGGTGTGGCGGCTGTCGGACGCGGACACGATCGAGCAGGCGGCTCTGGTGGCAGAGCGAACACCAGCAGCACCGCCGCAGCCGTCGGACATGTGGGGAGGCCGGCCGGCTCTGGCGCGGTATGCGGGAGCGTGGACGCCGTACCAAACGCCGGAGTTCATGCGCGTGGCAGCTGCGTGA